A single region of the Insulibacter thermoxylanivorax genome encodes:
- the rplQ gene encoding 50S ribosomal protein L17, whose amino-acid sequence MATQRKLGRNSSARKALFRDLVTDLFINERIQTTEAKAKEVRPIAEKLITLAKRGDLHARRQVAAFVRKEDAGDNKDAVQKLFSDLAPRYADRNGGYTRILKLGPRRGDSAEMVYLELVE is encoded by the coding sequence ATGGCAACGCAAAGAAAACTAGGACGCAACTCCAGTGCGCGTAAAGCATTGTTCCGCGATCTAGTCACCGATCTGTTCATCAACGAGCGCATCCAAACGACGGAAGCCAAAGCGAAAGAAGTTCGCCCGATCGCAGAGAAGTTGATCACGCTCGCAAAGCGCGGCGACTTGCATGCGCGTCGGCAAGTAGCTGCTTTCGTTCGCAAAGAAGATGCGGGAGATAACAAGGATGCTGTTCAAAAACTGTTCTCAGATCTAGCTCCGCGTTATGCTGACAGAAACGGCGGCTATACGCGTATCTTGAAATTAGGTCCGCGTAGAGGCGATTCCGCGGAGATGGTCTATCTGGAACTGGTTGAATGA